The following DNA comes from Micromonospora chokoriensis.
CAGCGCCGGCTCTCGTCCGGGTCGCTCGCGGGCGCGGTCAAGGGCTGAGGCGTCCCCCCAACCACCACCAAGGAGGTAACCCCCATGCTCCGTACCCGATTCCGTCGGCTCGCCGCGGCCGCCGCGGTCGCGGTCGTCGGCCTCGGCGCGCTCAGCGCGTGCGGTGACGGCGGCGACGAGGCCGCGTCCGGCCCGGTCAAGCTGCGCTTCCTCAGCCTCGCCTGGCAGAAGGAGTCGCTCCAGGTCAACAAGGACCTCGTCGCGAAGTGGAACGCCGAACACCCGGACATCCAGGTCGAGTACGTCCAGGGTGACTGGAACTCCGTGCACGACCAGCTCCTCACGTCGTTCGAGGGGGGCGATGCGCCGGACATCGTGCACTACGAGGCGTCCTCGATCGGTGAGTTCAGCAAGCAGGGCTACCTGTCCGACCTGTCCGACCTGGTCTCCGACGACCTGAAGGGCCAGATCGACAAGGGCATCTGGGACACCGCCACCGTCGACGGCAAGATCACCGGCGTGCCGTTCCTGCTGGAGTCGCAGGTCGTCATCGCCAACAAGAAGCTGCTCGACGCCGCCGGTGTCGCGGTGCCGCCGGCCGACAGCGGATGGACCTGGGACGAGTTCCAGACCAACGCGCAGAAGCTCACCAAGCCCGGCCAGTACGGCGCGGCCTGGGCGCTGAAGTCGCCGACCAACCGGGTGCTCAACCTGGCGCTCAACTACGACGGCACATTCTTCTACGGTGACGGCCGGCGTGCCGAGGTCAAGGTCGGTGACGGCGAGAAGGAGATCCCGAAGCGGATCCACGACATGCTCTACACCGCCAAGTCGGCCTCCCCGGAGGCGCTCGGCATGAGCGGCGCGGACACCCTGCCCGGTTTCTTCGGCGGCAAGTACGCGATGCTGCCCGGCTCGGTGTCGCTGCGTCAGCAGATGGTCGAGCAGGCGCCGGCCGGCTTCGAGTGGGTCACGCTGCCGCCGCTCAAGGGACTCTCCGCCAAGCAGGCCGCCAACCCGCAGACGCTGTCGGTCGCGGCGGACAGCAAGCACAAGAAGCAGGCCGCGCAGTTCCTCGAGTACTTCCTGAACCCGACCAACATGGCCGCGCTGGCCAAGGGTGACTGGCTGGTGCCGACCGGCAAGCAGGCCAACGAGGAACTAGTCAAGCTGACCGCCGGCAAGCAGGGCTGGGACGTCGCGGCGGC
Coding sequences within:
- a CDS encoding ABC transporter substrate-binding protein, with the protein product MLRTRFRRLAAAAAVAVVGLGALSACGDGGDEAASGPVKLRFLSLAWQKESLQVNKDLVAKWNAEHPDIQVEYVQGDWNSVHDQLLTSFEGGDAPDIVHYEASSIGEFSKQGYLSDLSDLVSDDLKGQIDKGIWDTATVDGKITGVPFLLESQVVIANKKLLDAAGVAVPPADSGWTWDEFQTNAQKLTKPGQYGAAWALKSPTNRVLNLALNYDGTFFYGDGRRAEVKVGDGEKEIPKRIHDMLYTAKSASPEALGMSGADTLPGFFGGKYAMLPGSVSLRQQMVEQAPAGFEWVTLPPLKGLSAKQAANPQTLSVAADSKHKKQAAQFLEYFLNPTNMAALAKGDWLVPTGKQANEELVKLTAGKQGWDVAAASAKDLTVAPFQQADGYPEWKTKYATPALQQYFANKITIDQLGTQLVDGGKQVSR